A window of the Drosophila simulans strain w501 chromosome 2L, Prin_Dsim_3.1, whole genome shotgun sequence genome harbors these coding sequences:
- the LOC6732363 gene encoding chymotrypsinogen 2 isoform X3, with protein sequence MHYRLIRSSVMDSVVIGISALLFLLPIPGSSQYLDGRCGLLSNGKIANNISSPWMAYLHTSELLYVCGGTVITEKLVLTAAHCTRANEQLVAHVGEFIGTEDANDTMLSEHQMRLMTKRLKHPGLQRMQQMATGTTKRILF encoded by the exons atgcacTACCGATTGATCCGCAGTAGCGTAATGGATTCAGTTGTAATTGGAATCTCAGCACTGCTGTTTCTGCTCCCCATCCCGGGATCATCGCAATATCTCGACGGAAGGTGCGGACTTCTGTCGAATGGGAAGATTGCGAATAATATCTCGAGTCCGTGGATGGCTTATCTTCATACTTCGGAATTGCTATACGTGTGCGGCGGAACTGTGATAACTGAAA AATTAGTTCTGACTGCAGCGCATTGCACAAGGGCCAACGAACAACT AGTAGCTCATGTTGGAGAGTTTATAGGAACGGAAGATGCTAATGACACGATGTTATCCGAGCACCAA ATGCGTTTAATGACCAAAAGACTGAAACATCCAGGATTGCAGCGAATGCAACAAATGGCCACAGGAACCACGAAAAGAATACTCTTTTAA
- the LOC6732363 gene encoding vitamin K-dependent protein C isoform X1: MDSVVIGISALLFLLPIPGSSQYLDGRCGLLSNGKIANNISSPWMAYLHTSELLYVCGGTVITEKLVLTAAHCTRANEQLVAHVGEFIGTEDANDTMLSEHQVSQTFIHPLYNTTTNANDIAILGLATDIVFSKTIRPICIVWWTIWRNYIDNIQVLSGAQWGLPNYQNESYAFRITEIRRQPANMCSTQNGTAILSSQFCAGDSDSKLCNVDFSSPLGAIISFKNFRRYVLIGIATTNQKCKRASVYTDVLSHTDFILSVWRQYHKSERSPKTWDLQNNFDVENTTLNANSED; encoded by the exons ATGGATTCAGTTGTAATTGGAATCTCAGCACTGCTGTTTCTGCTCCCCATCCCGGGATCATCGCAATATCTCGACGGAAGGTGCGGACTTCTGTCGAATGGGAAGATTGCGAATAATATCTCGAGTCCGTGGATGGCTTATCTTCATACTTCGGAATTGCTATACGTGTGCGGCGGAACTGTGATAACTGAAA AATTAGTTCTGACTGCAGCGCATTGCACAAGGGCCAACGAACAACT AGTAGCTCATGTTGGAGAGTTTATAGGAACGGAAGATGCTAATGACACGATGTTATCCGAGCACCAAGTAAGCCAAACCTTTATACATCCCTTATACAATACGACTACAAACGCCAATGACATTGCTATTCTCGGCTTGGCTACGGATATTGTGTTCTCAA AAACCATTAGGCCTATTTGCATAGTGTGGTGGACCATTTGGAGAAACTATATCGACAACATCCAGGTGCTAAGCGGTGCACAATGGGGTCTACCCAATTATCAAAATGAAAGCTATGCATTTAGAATTACCGAGATAAGACGTCAACCAGCAAATATGTGTTCTACCCAAAACGGCACTGCAATTTTAAGCAGTCAGTTTTGCGCTGGGGACTCGGACTCCAAACTGTGCAACGTAGACTTTAGCAGTCCTCTGGGAGCCATTATATCCTTTAAGAACTTTCGCCGCTATGTCCTAATCGGCATTGCAACCACtaaccaaaaatgcaaaagggcAAGCGTTTATACGGATGTTCTGAGTCACACCGATTTTATCCTTTCAGTATGGCGACAGTACCACAAAAGTGAAAGATCTCCCAAAACTTGGGAtctgcaaaataatttcgatgTGGAAAATACCACATTGAATGCTAATTCAGAagattaa
- the LOC6732363 gene encoding vitamin K-dependent protein C isoform X2, whose translation MHYRLIRSSVMDSVVIGISALLFLLPIPGSSQYLDGRCGLLSNGKIANNISSPWMAYLHTSELLYVCGGTVITEKLVLTAAHCTRANEQLVAHVGEFIGTEDANDTMLSEHQVSQTFIHPLYNTTTNANDIAILGLATDIVFSNAFNDQKTETSRIAANATNGHRNHEKNTLLIE comes from the exons atgcacTACCGATTGATCCGCAGTAGCGTAATGGATTCAGTTGTAATTGGAATCTCAGCACTGCTGTTTCTGCTCCCCATCCCGGGATCATCGCAATATCTCGACGGAAGGTGCGGACTTCTGTCGAATGGGAAGATTGCGAATAATATCTCGAGTCCGTGGATGGCTTATCTTCATACTTCGGAATTGCTATACGTGTGCGGCGGAACTGTGATAACTGAAA AATTAGTTCTGACTGCAGCGCATTGCACAAGGGCCAACGAACAACT AGTAGCTCATGTTGGAGAGTTTATAGGAACGGAAGATGCTAATGACACGATGTTATCCGAGCACCAAGTAAGCCAAACCTTTATACATCCCTTATACAATACGACTACAAACGCCAATGACATTGCTATTCTCGGCTTGGCTACGGATATTGTGTTCTCAA ATGCGTTTAATGACCAAAAGACTGAAACATCCAGGATTGCAGCGAATGCAACAAATGGCCACAGGAACCACGAAAAGAATACTCTTTTAATAGAATAA
- the LOC6732362 gene encoding chymotrypsin-like protease CTRL-1: MKAQLIGMPVVSILLLMCIPSLVLNQFLDGECGVQQNGRTVNRASSPWIAFLHTTDLIFVCSGTLISHNLILTAAHCVTSNSKLVARLGEFMGGEEKTLTVLHDVRESSKHPFFDMITHAFDIAVLELATKVVYTDNIRPICIVWDRSWKRYIDSIQILSGPVRGKPENENDGGNRILDIRRQPPEWCHNYMGTFRENTSSSMICAGDTKSNLCNADSSSPLGAMVVHKKIQRYVQIGIATMNQRCNMPSIYTDVLSHMDFILRAWRYYSKGHSSSESSSAKKSPTNQK; this comes from the exons ATGAAAGCACAACTAATCGGAATGCCAGTAGTTAGTATTCTTCTATTGATGTGTATACCCTCTTTAGTTTTAAACCAATTTCTCGACGGCGAGTGCGGTGTTCAGCAGAATGGACGGACAGTAAATCGTGCCTCGAGTCCCTGGATAGCATTCCTCCACACGACTGATTTGATATTCGTGTGCTCTGGAACTTTGATCTCTCACA ATCTAATACTAACTGCTGCGCATTGCGTAACGTCCAACTCAAAACT AGTAGCTCGGCTTGGGGAGTTTATGGGAGGAGAAGAAAAAACCTTAACAGTGTTGCATGATGTAAGGGAATCCAGCAAACATCCCTTTTTCGATATGATAACACATGCGTTTGATATAGCCGTTCTTGAGCTTGCAACAAAAGTTGTTTACACAG ACAACATCAGACCGATCTGCATTGTGTGGGATCGTTCGTGGAAACGCTATATCGATAGCATTCAGATACTAAGTGGCCCTGTACGGGGCAAGCCAGAGAATGAGAATGACGGTGGAAACAGAATCCTGGACATCCGACGCCAGCCACCAGAATGGTGTCACAACTATATGGGCACCTTTAGGGAGAACACATCGAGCAGCATGATCTGCGCTGGGGACACAAAAAGTAATCTATGCAACGCGGACTCCAGCAGTCCTCTGGGAGCCATGGTGGTTCACAAAAAGATACAGAGATATGTTCAGATCGGCATCGCCACAATGAATCAAAGGTGCAACATGCCCAGTATATACACGGATGTGCTAAGCCACATGGACTTTATCCTGCGAGCATGGCGGTATTATAGCAAAGGTCACAGTTCCTCAGAATCTAGTTCAGCGAAAAAGTCACCGACTAATCAAAAATGA
- the LOC6732361 gene encoding outer mitochondrial transmembrane helix translocase, with the protein MDSQEGTQCHILAVVIRVCVVSALTYYTAKWMINVLDPNNKIRGKAKYVAEEQLRKLNSSAIGAAKKFRARDFNEHEMMIASHLVTPEDIDISWSDIAGLDGTIQELRETVVLPVRHRKLFSRSKLWRAPKGVLLHGPPGCGKTLIAKAIAKDAGMRFINLDVGVLTDKWYGESQKLATAVFTLAKKLQPCIIFIDEIESFLRMRGSNDHEATAMIKTQFMLQWDGLMSNTNICVLVLGATNRPQDLDKAILRRMPAQFHIGVPRDCQRLEILQLILQTEQLCPSVNLKELARLTTGFSGSDLRELCRHASLYRMRQFMREKLNTGEKIGKGKIEWDFEVKDHALQEWEHLEIQMDDLLKSLSVMKASKHQAQGTFVEKDLELD; encoded by the coding sequence ATGGACTCGCAGGAGGGAACTCAGTGCCACATCCTGGCCGTCGTAATTCGGGTGTGTGTGGTTAGCGCGTTAACGTACTACACTGCCAAATGGATGATCAATGTGCTGGATCCCAATAATAAGATTCGGGGTAAGGCGAAATATGTGGCGGAAGAGCAGCTGCGCAAGCTGAACTCCTCGGCGATTGGCGCGGCAAAGAAGTTTCGAGCCCGTGACTTTAATGAGCACGAGATGATGATCGCTTCGCATCTGGTGACTCCTGAGGACATCGATATAAGTTGGTCGGATATAGCTGGACTGGATGGGACTATCCAGGAGCTCAGGGAGACGGTGGTTCTCCCAGTGCGTCATCGTAAACTCTTTAGCCGATCGAAACTGTGGCGAGCGCCCAAGGGAGTCCTGCTGCATGGGCCTCCTGGTTGTGGCAAGACCCTGATCGCCAAGGCCATTGCCAAGGATGCTGGGATGCGATTCATAAATCTGGACGTGGGTGTGCTAACGGACAAGTGGTACGGCGAAAGCCAGAAGCTGGCCACGGCCGTTTTCacgttggccaaaaaacttcAGCCCTGCATCATCTTCATAGACGAAATCGAATCTTTTCTCAGGATGCGGGGTAGCAACGATCATGAGGCCACCGCCATGATAAAGACTCAGTTTATGTTGCAGTGGGATGGGTTAATGAGCAATACCAACATTTGTGTCCTTGTTTTGGGGGCCACAAACCGGCCGCAAGACCTCGATAAAGCCATCCTACGCCGTATGCCCGCACAATTTCACATTGGAGTGCCGCGAGACTGCCAGCGACTGGAAATCCTTCAGTTGATCCTCCAGACAGAGCAACTGTGTCCTTCGGTTAATCTGAAGGAACTGGCCCGCTTGACGACTGGGTTTTCAGGATCCGATTTACGGGAATTGTGTCGCCACGCATCCTTGTACCGTATGCGCCAGTTTATGCGAGAAAAGCTCAACACCGGCGAGAAAATTGGAAAGGGCAAGATTGAATGGGACTTCGAGGTAAAGGATCATGCTTTGCAGGAGTGGGAGCACTTGGAAATCCAAATGGACGACCTTCTCAAGTCGCTGTCCGTCATGAAGGCGTCCAAACATCAGGCGCAGGGCACTTTTGTCGAAAAGGATCTGGAGTTGGACTGA